The Flavobacterium commune genome contains the following window.
CATTTGCTTGCTTATTAGTTGTCGATTCTAAGGCTACAGCCAGCTTACCACCGTAAACAGCCACACTATTAGAAGCTCCGTTGTAATCAGACAAATAAATCGATGCAATTTTTTTAGGACTCGTAGCATCCGATAAATCTATAATGTCAATTTGATTCGTTGCGCTGTTGTTTACTGTAAAAAGTCTTTTAGTTGTTTCGTCATAAGCACTAATTTCAGCCGCTGCTTCACCACCTATTTTTAATGAACCTACTTCTTTAAAACTTGCCACATCTTCGTTAACTTCAATTTCCTTGTTGTTGTCAGCTTTATCATTTTCGCAACTACAGAAAATAAAAAGAGTAGCCAATAATGAAATTCCAAAATTTTTCATGTTTTATAATTTATTTGTTTGGAGCAAAAATATATTTCGAACAAAGCTTTTGAATTAAGCCATCATTATGAAATCTTTAATTTAAACAGGAAAAACAGCAGCTAAAACCTGCTTTAATGTTAAGATATCAGAAACTAATGAAAAAATAAGGTGCAAAAAAAAGGCTGTTTCAACTTTACAGTCAAAACAGCCTTTTTATTATTTAGTTGTAAAAATTAATTCACTTTAAAAGTAACTCTTCTTACGATTTGACGTGCTTCAGCAGAATTTTTATTCACTGATGTATCTTCTCCATTCCCTTTCACAGTTAATCTTGAAGCGTCAATTCCAGCATTAGTTACAATATTTTTAACCGCTTCAGCTCTTTTTTGAGATAATTGTTGGTTATAACTTGTATTACCTACCTCATCTGCATATCCTATGATATCCGCTCTTTTAGATGGGTTATTTTTCAAATATTTAACTAAAAAGTCAACTCCTGATAATGAAGCGTTTGTTGGTTTAGCTGAATTAAAATCAAAATATACATTTACGTATCCTCCATTAATTAATTCTTCAACAGTACTGTTAGTAAGATTACTATTCTTTTGTGCGTATCTGCCATCTAAATAACTTTCCATTTCATCCGGAACTCCATTTTTATTATTATCAATAGATTGTCCTTTTGTATTAACAGCTACACCTGCAATAGAATTTGGTTCCAAATCATATAAATCAGCTACACCGTCTTTATCAGAATCAATAAGAGCTGTTTCGATTAAAGATACTCTATTTTCTAAAGCATCAAATCTGTCAGCTTCACCAATCCAGTCAGCATGTCTTTTATTTTTACCTAAGTAAAAAGTAAGACCTAACGATGCGTTAAAAATACTTCCGTTAAATGCTTTTGCGGTTGTTTGTGACATCCCGTCAAAATTATACGTTTGATTACCATTGATAATTCCTGTGAAATCTGCTGTTAAAGCAACTGAATTAGATAAACGAACTTGAGTAGTTAATCCCGCAATTCCATTTGCCATATAATCTTCACCATTAAATCCATCTGATGTAAGCATTGAAACTCCAAAACCTCCATGCCCTAATAATCCTATTCTATTAGTCCATGTTTCAAAATTCAAAACTCTTCCTAAATTGATTACCCCTTGTAAATCAGTTCTGAAATAATTAGAATCAAAAGCAAAAGACTCTTTTCCTTCTTTTAATTTATCGTATCCAAAATCTAACTTCAAACCAAATTTTGGGTTAAACATATACCTTACTCCTAAATCTGCATGAAATAAATTAGGTGTATCTGTATAAAAACCTGCTGTCATTGCACCAGTTGTTTTATTAATACCACCATTTAATTCGATAGACCATTTGTTATAGGCACTTACATCAACAGTTTTTTCAGTAGAAGCTGTTCCCATATTTTGTGCACTAGCAGCAAATGAAAGTACGAATAAGGATAAGGTTGCAATTTTCTTTTTCATGATTATTTAATTTATATTCTGTTTTTAAAATTTAGCACAAATATAAATCATATTATTCTTATAGTTGTTATTTTAAAGTTATATAATCCCAATATTTTCTGGATTCTTCTTCATCTCTTGACCTAATTGGATACATAAAAAAGTAGCACCAATCTGACTACCAAAAAGTTAAAACCCAAAACAACATAAGCTTACAATTTCTTAAAATAATGTTATTTTTTTATTTTGTAAGCTAAATTAGCCTCATCATTTTAAATTCCCATTGAATGTTTATATTTGCGGTCATTAAATTTTAGCTTTTTTATGACAACTACAAACAGAAGATTTCCCGCCGAATGGGAAAAACAAGAGGGAATTTTACTTTGTTTTCCGCACAATGGAAATGATTGGCCTGGAAAATACGAAGCTATCCAATGGGCATTTGTAGAATTCATCAAAAAAGTGGCTACTTATGAAAAAGTGTTTTTGGTTGTTATTGATGAAAAACTAAAAGCCAAAGTAACCGATATGCTCGATAGAGCAAGAGTAAATCTGGAACAAGTTTCATTTATCATCCAAAAAACAAATAGAAGCTGGATGCGTGATTCAGGTCCTATCATAGTGTATAATAACGGAAAAAGAGAGGGATTAAACTTTAACTTCAACGGCTGGGCAAAATACAAAAACTTCCAACTGGACAAGCATGTTCCTGCTACTGTTTCAGATTTCTTAAAAATACCATTAACACAAGTAACCTATAAAGGAAAACCAGTAATTGTAGAAGGTGGTGCCATTGATGTAAACGGTCGTGGAACGCTATTAACTTCGGAAGAATGCCTGATGCACCCGAGTATCCAGGTGCGTAACGCCGGTTTTACTAAACAAGATTACGAAGCTGTTTTTAAAGAATACTTGGGTGTCACTAATGTAATTTGGTTAGGCGATGGAATTGCAGGAGACGACACTCATGGACATATTGACGATTTAGCTCGATTTGTAAACGAAGACACCATTGTAACCATCGTAGAAACTGATCCTAATGATCCTAACTACAAACCTTTACAGGACAATTTGAAGCGTTTACAAAATACCAAGTTGGAAAACGGAAAACCACCTGTTATTGTAGCTCTACCCATGCCAAAACGCCTGGATTTCGAAGACTTAAGATTACCGGCTAGTTATGCTAATTTCTTAATTTTAAACAATTGTGTTTTAGTACCAACTTTTAATGACCCAAATGATAGAAAGGCTTTAAATATTCTGGCGGAATGTTTCCCGGACAGAGAAATCATAGGCATAAGCGCAATTGATTTAATTTGGGGATTCGGAACCTTACATTGTCTAAGTCAACAAATTCCAGAATAATTTTATTTTAGCCCACAAATTTTAATCTAATCAATATTTACAATTTGTCAGAATCTGCTAAATCTGCGTGAAAATACATAAGCACGCAGATTTTCACAGATCAAAAAAAACTTTGCAAAACTTCTATAAATCTTAGCGTAACTTTGCGGTAAAATTTACTATATCTGTAAAAGTCCCTTATAAAGCATCGCAAATAAAATTCCGAATCCAAAACTCAACAAAGTTCCTATCAAAATATATTCGGTCAAACGAACATCTTTGGATTCTTTTAAATCACCAAACCTGAAAATAGATTTCGCAGCCAATAAAAAACCGATTCCTTCCCAAAAATTCATCACCACAAAAAAGAAAATAAAAAGTCGTTCCAGAATTCCAATGTATTTCCCTGCATTATTGGTATCATCGGTTTTAATAAGTTGGTCACTCCATTTAGACAACAGTACTTTTAAAACAATCGCACTCACATAAGTTACCGAAACTAAGGCCGTAATCAAAGCTAAATTTTGCTGTGAGTACAAACTTGTTATAGAAATTTCAACTGGAAAATAATAAACTACTACTACTGCAATCACCACCAAATGCAACAGCTGATCGACAAAAAACCAAAGTTTTTCCGTTTTCTTTTTTTCGAAATACAATTTGGCACAATCAATTCCAAGGTGACTCAAAGTCACAAAAGCAACTCCTAATAAATAATTGCTGTTAAACTGAGTTGTAATCAACAATAATATAAAATGTAATCCTACATGAAAATACAAATACTTCGATTTGATTTTTTTCTTCTTCTTGTCTTTTACCCAGACAGTTGGCTGCAACAAAAAATCACCTAACAAATGAGCCAAAAGCAAACTTAAAAATAATGCTACCATTGTTTTTTGATTTCTTGTTTATAAAATGCAATCATATTTTTCAATTCTTCATGAGCTGCTCTTTTTAACGAAGCACTTATCGAACTTTGGCTTTTTTTATTCAGCACCGTAGCCAATTGATTTTGATTTATTTCAGGATTTTCAAATGCTTTTTTAATAACCTCCGCAGATGTACTTGTCCAGTTATCAACAATCATCAGCATAAAAGAAAGAATAACTTCAAAAATTGAATTAAATTCTATCCAAGGCGTTTGTATTCCTAATGTTTCTTTTTTCAAACCTTCAAAACATTCCCCTGAATTGATAAAAGCAGTACCATTCGATTCGGTTATCTTATCAGCACTATAATCAACATTACCCACACCTATTGCCATTCGAACATCAAGCTCTTTGTGTTGTTTGATTGTAGCTTTAATCAATAATGCTATTTCGAGGGCATCTTCGGCGGGTACAAGCAACTGAAAACTATCTCCTCGATAAATTTCCCAATCTTTAGGTTCATTGCCATAATTCTTCAAAACAGCCTTCAAATCGGTCAGCCATACTGACGAAAGGACTTTTCTGGAGTGCATAATATCCCCTGTAATTACTGCTTTCATATTTTAAAATTTGATGCAAGATACAAAATTATCGCCAAATAAAACGATATTTTAAATTATCATCAAATAACACGATAATTAAAATTATCATCAAATAAAGCGATAATAAAACCAAAATTTGCATTTTCAGAATTCCCAATTATAAACTATCTTCGTCTTAAAATTGAAAGATGCGACTTTGACGAATTGAAGATTTCTAAGAAATCTAAAATCTAAAATCAGCAATCTAAAATCTAAAATCAATTCATGTCCTCTAACAATCTCCTGCTCACTCCTATCGAATACTTAAAAGGCGTTGGTCCTAGTCGGGGCGAATTGCTTCGAAAGGAATTGGGGATTCATAAATATGCAGATTTACTCAATTTTTACCCCAACCGCTACATCGACCGAACCCGTTATTACAAAATTAACGAATTACAAAACAATGTAGCCGAAGTACAAATCATCGGGAAGATTATCAATATAAAAACCGTAGAATTTGCCAAAGGCAGAAAACGTCTCGTGGCGACTTTTATCGATGACACCGGTCAGATGGAATTAGTATGGTTTCAAGGGCACAAATGGATTAGAGAATCCTTGAAATTAAATCAAATCATAGTGATTTTTGGAAAATGTACTTCGTTTAACGGCATGTACAACATGGCGCATCCCGAAATCGAATTGTGGAGCGAACACGAAAAAAGTTTGCGTTCGGCGATGCAACCCGTTTATCCTTCGACCGAAACCCTGACTAATCGGGGGATTTCAAACCGGGTAATCAACAAAATGATGCAACAATTGTTTTTGGAAACACAAGCCTTGTTTACAGAAACCCTGCCTGATTACTTAACGCAAGAGTTGAAGTTAATTCCGAAGAATGCCGCCTTATTTAATATCCATTTTCCTAAAAGTGCCGATGCCTTGGCGAAAGCTCAATTTCGATTAAAATTTGAAGAATTGTTTTTCATCCAAATCCAACTGATTATGAAAAACCTGATTCAAAAACACAAAATAAAAGGACATTCATTTACCAAAGTAGGCGAATTTTTCAACGAATTTTACCAAAATCATCTGCCTTTTGAACTGACTAACGCTCAAAAAAGAGTGATTAAAGAAATCCGAACCGATATGGGAACCAATGCCCAGATGAATCGTTTATTACAAGGTGATGTAGGTTCGGGAAAAACCATTGTGGCTTTTATGAGTATGTTGCTGGCGATGGATAACGGTTTTCAGGCTTGCCTAATGGCACCAACAGAAATCTTAGCCAATCAACATTTTATCGGACTTTCTGAGTTAGCTAAAAAACTAAATTTAAATATAAAAATACTTACTGGTTCAACTAAAACTTCAGATAGAAAAATCATTCATGAAGAACTGGAAAATGGTAGTTTACAAATCCTTATTGGCACACACGCTCTGCTGGAGGACAAAGTAAAATTCCATAGTTTGGGCTTAGCCATTATTGACGAACAACACCGTTTTGGAGTAGAACAACGTTCCCGATTGTGGAAAAAAAACGATATTCCGCCACATATTTTGGTAATGACCGCCACTCCTATTCCGCGAACTTTAGCGATGAGTTTGTATGGCGATTTAGATATTTCGGTTATTGACGAATTGCCTCCGGGTCGAAAACCCATTCAAACCGTGCATCGTTATGACAGCAACCGCTTGAAAATTTGGAAATTTATCAGAGACGAAATTGCTTTAGGCCGCCAAATCTATATTGTGTATCCATTGATTCAGGAATCGGAAAAAATGGATTACAAAGATTTAATGGACGGTTACGAAAGTATTTCCAGAGATTTTCCACTACCAACTTATGCTATTTCTATTGTTCATGGCAAAATGAAACCAGCGGATAAAGATGCCGAAATGAAACGCTTTGCCGAAGGAAAAACCAATATTATGGTGGCTACAACTGTAATTGAAGTGGGCGTAAATGTTCCTAATGCTTCGGTTATGATTATTGAAAGTGCCGAACGTTTTGGACTTTCGCAACTGCACCAATTGCGGGGTCGCGTAGGACGTGGTGCAGAACAAAGTTATTGCATCCTAATTACAGATCATAAACTGAGTTCCGACAGCAAAACCCGAATGGAAACTATGGTTCGCACTAATGATGGTTTTGAAATTGCCGAAGTCGATTTAAAACTTCGTGGGCCAGGAAACCTTATGGGAACCCAACAAAGTGGCGTACTCAACCTTCAAATTGCCGACATTGTTAAAGACAGAGAAATATTATCGCTCGCCAGAGCACATGCTATAAAAATTCTATCAGACGACGCACCTTTACAAAAACCGGAACATGCTGTTTTGAGAGCAGTCTATATGGAATTGACTAAGAAAAAAAATATCTGGAATTATATTAGTTAAAAAACTGATAGAATACAACTTAACAGCAATAATACAAAACAACAGCACTTTTTTTTAGTAATTTTAAAAAAAGGAAATAAACCTTTCTTTAAAACAAATGTCATATTAAGATGCGACAATTAAAAAACACACTTTCTACTTGTTAAATTTTGTTTAAAATAAAATTGTTGTACCTACAAATATCAAATTTACTTTTAACTTGCAAAGTCTAAAGATTCCCATTAAGAAAGTCTTTTTTACCACAAAATCTACTTTTATGAAAATTAAAAACATAGTTTACGCTTTATTAATCATCGGATTAGGTTCCTTCATTACTTATAGGGTCATCGAAAACAAAAGCGACTCTGAAAACGGTAAAGACAAATCAGATAAAAAAAGTCCAATTGCAGTAAATGGAATTGTAGTAAAACCACAAACTTTTGAGAACAATCTTTCGTTATCAGGTTCTATTGAAGCCAATGAACAAGTAGAAATTCGCTCAGAAGTTTCAGGAATTGTAGAAAGTATTAACTTCAAAGAAGGGAGTAATATCAGTAAAGGACAACTGCTTTTTAAAGTTAATGATTCTGAACTAAGAGCGCAATTAAGTCAAACAACTACTAAAGAAAAACTGGCAGCCGAAAATGAAAGAAGAGCTAAGCTTTTGCTACAAAAAGAAGCAATAAGTCAGGAAGAATACGATATTGCCCGAGCAGAATATGCTTCGGCTAAAGCACAAAGTCAATTAATCAAGGCTCAAATTGCTAAAACTGCAGTAAGAGCACCATTTTCGGGAAAAATCGGATTGCGTTCCATTTCACCGGGAACTTACATCACTCCTACCGTTTTAGTTGCCAAATTAGTCAATGTCGAAAAAGTAAAAATCAGTTTTTCGATTCCTGAAAAATATGCGGCACAAGTAAAAATGGGTGCTGTAATCGATATTAATGTTTCAGGTTCTACAAATAAATATACCGCAAAAATATACGCTATTGAACCCGAAGTAGAGATTACAACTCGAACGTTGAAAATTCGTGCTATTGCTGATAATACTGATGGGAAACTATTCCCTGGAACTTTTGCTGATGTAAATTTACCATTAAGCACCATTAAGGATGCTATTGTTATCCCAACAGAAGCTATTGTACCGGTACAGAATGGTAAAAAAGTTTTTATTTCAAATATGGGCAAAGCCAAAGAAGTCATGGTTGAAGCTACTACCAGGACCGATTCTTCAATTTTAATACTTTCAGGATTAAATGCAGGAGATACTTTAATAACCAGCGGTGTAATGTCATTAAAAGATGAGGCTCCAATAAAAGTAAAAGTAAGAAAATAGAAATTTCATTTATGTGTTGGGGTTATGATTTATATATCTAAACTCTAAAATCATAAATCATAATTCTAAAATCATAAATCTACAATCTCACATGAGTTTATCCACCACAAGCATAAGAAGACCTGTTTTGACAATAGTTTTGAACCTTTTAATCATATTATTTGGTTTAATAGGATACAGTTTTTTGGGAGTTCGCGAATTCCCTTCGATTGATCCTGCACAGGTTTCTATTCGCACGAATTATACAGGAGCCAATTCGGATATTATTGAATCCCAAATTACCGAACCACTCGAAAAAGCGGTCAATTCCATCGATGGTATCCGAAACATTACTTCGTCCAGTAATCAGGGAAGCAGTATTATTACCATCGAATTTAATTTGGACAAAGACCTTGAAAGTGCTGCCAATGACGTGCGTGACAAAGTATCTCAGGCTGTTCGAAATTTACCCAAAGACATTGATGCTCCACCAGTAGTTTCTAAAGCAGATGCTGATAGTGAGTCCATTATTTCGATGACCCTTCAAAGTGACCGCAGAAACTCATTAGAATTGAGCGATTATGCCGAAAATGTCATTTCGCAACGATTAGAAACCATCCCGGGAGTTAGCGGCGTTCAAATTTGGGGACAAAAACGCTATGCCATGCGTTTGTGGATTGATCCCGTAAAATTAGCCGCTTATGGCTGTACTGTTGCCGAAGTTCGCGATGCCTTAAATGCACAAAATGTAGAATTACCATCAGGAAAACTAACCGGAAGCAATACCGAATTAGCCGTAAAAACCATTGGAAACTTATCCAGTGCCGAAGAATTCAACAACATCATTATTAAAACCGAAGGAGACAAAATTGTTCGTTTTAGTGATATAGGAACAGCCAGTCTGGGAGCCGAAAACATCGAAACACAACTAACATCATCAGGACTTCCAATGATTGGTATGGCTATTGTGCCTATGCCGGGAGCCAACTATTTAGATATTTCAACAGAGTTTTATAAAAAATATGAAGCCTTAAAAAAAGATTTACCCGAAGACATCAAACTCAATATTGCACTGGATAACACTGCTTTTGTAAAAAAATCAGTGCTGGAAGTTGCCGAAACTTTAGGAATTTCTATCATTCTGGTAATCATTATTATCTACTTGTTTTTTAGAGATTGGGCCATTGCTTTCCGACCTTTGATTGATATTCCAGTTTCGTTGATTGCTACCTTTTTTATTATG
Protein-coding sequences here:
- a CDS encoding OmpA family protein, which produces MKKKIATLSLFVLSFAASAQNMGTASTEKTVDVSAYNKWSIELNGGINKTTGAMTAGFYTDTPNLFHADLGVRYMFNPKFGLKLDFGYDKLKEGKESFAFDSNYFRTDLQGVINLGRVLNFETWTNRIGLLGHGGFGVSMLTSDGFNGEDYMANGIAGLTTQVRLSNSVALTADFTGIINGNQTYNFDGMSQTTAKAFNGSIFNASLGLTFYLGKNKRHADWIGEADRFDALENRVSLIETALIDSDKDGVADLYDLEPNSIAGVAVNTKGQSIDNNKNGVPDEMESYLDGRYAQKNSNLTNSTVEELINGGYVNVYFDFNSAKPTNASLSGVDFLVKYLKNNPSKRADIIGYADEVGNTSYNQQLSQKRAEAVKNIVTNAGIDASRLTVKGNGEDTSVNKNSAEARQIVRRVTFKVN
- a CDS encoding agmatine deiminase family protein, which codes for MTTTNRRFPAEWEKQEGILLCFPHNGNDWPGKYEAIQWAFVEFIKKVATYEKVFLVVIDEKLKAKVTDMLDRARVNLEQVSFIIQKTNRSWMRDSGPIIVYNNGKREGLNFNFNGWAKYKNFQLDKHVPATVSDFLKIPLTQVTYKGKPVIVEGGAIDVNGRGTLLTSEECLMHPSIQVRNAGFTKQDYEAVFKEYLGVTNVIWLGDGIAGDDTHGHIDDLARFVNEDTIVTIVETDPNDPNYKPLQDNLKRLQNTKLENGKPPVIVALPMPKRLDFEDLRLPASYANFLILNNCVLVPTFNDPNDRKALNILAECFPDREIIGISAIDLIWGFGTLHCLSQQIPE
- a CDS encoding DUF3307 domain-containing protein; translation: MVALFLSLLLAHLLGDFLLQPTVWVKDKKKKKIKSKYLYFHVGLHFILLLITTQFNSNYLLGVAFVTLSHLGIDCAKLYFEKKKTEKLWFFVDQLLHLVVIAVVVVYYFPVEISITSLYSQQNLALITALVSVTYVSAIVLKVLLSKWSDQLIKTDDTNNAGKYIGILERLFIFFFVVMNFWEGIGFLLAAKSIFRFGDLKESKDVRLTEYILIGTLLSFGFGILFAMLYKGLLQI
- a CDS encoding transcriptional regulator — its product is MKAVITGDIMHSRKVLSSVWLTDLKAVLKNYGNEPKDWEIYRGDSFQLLVPAEDALEIALLIKATIKQHKELDVRMAIGVGNVDYSADKITESNGTAFINSGECFEGLKKETLGIQTPWIEFNSIFEVILSFMLMIVDNWTSTSAEVIKKAFENPEINQNQLATVLNKKSQSSISASLKRAAHEELKNMIAFYKQEIKKQW
- the recG gene encoding ATP-dependent DNA helicase RecG — its product is MSSNNLLLTPIEYLKGVGPSRGELLRKELGIHKYADLLNFYPNRYIDRTRYYKINELQNNVAEVQIIGKIINIKTVEFAKGRKRLVATFIDDTGQMELVWFQGHKWIRESLKLNQIIVIFGKCTSFNGMYNMAHPEIELWSEHEKSLRSAMQPVYPSTETLTNRGISNRVINKMMQQLFLETQALFTETLPDYLTQELKLIPKNAALFNIHFPKSADALAKAQFRLKFEELFFIQIQLIMKNLIQKHKIKGHSFTKVGEFFNEFYQNHLPFELTNAQKRVIKEIRTDMGTNAQMNRLLQGDVGSGKTIVAFMSMLLAMDNGFQACLMAPTEILANQHFIGLSELAKKLNLNIKILTGSTKTSDRKIIHEELENGSLQILIGTHALLEDKVKFHSLGLAIIDEQHRFGVEQRSRLWKKNDIPPHILVMTATPIPRTLAMSLYGDLDISVIDELPPGRKPIQTVHRYDSNRLKIWKFIRDEIALGRQIYIVYPLIQESEKMDYKDLMDGYESISRDFPLPTYAISIVHGKMKPADKDAEMKRFAEGKTNIMVATTVIEVGVNVPNASVMIIESAERFGLSQLHQLRGRVGRGAEQSYCILITDHKLSSDSKTRMETMVRTNDGFEIAEVDLKLRGPGNLMGTQQSGVLNLQIADIVKDREILSLARAHAIKILSDDAPLQKPEHAVLRAVYMELTKKKNIWNYIS
- a CDS encoding efflux RND transporter periplasmic adaptor subunit gives rise to the protein MKIKNIVYALLIIGLGSFITYRVIENKSDSENGKDKSDKKSPIAVNGIVVKPQTFENNLSLSGSIEANEQVEIRSEVSGIVESINFKEGSNISKGQLLFKVNDSELRAQLSQTTTKEKLAAENERRAKLLLQKEAISQEEYDIARAEYASAKAQSQLIKAQIAKTAVRAPFSGKIGLRSISPGTYITPTVLVAKLVNVEKVKISFSIPEKYAAQVKMGAVIDINVSGSTNKYTAKIYAIEPEVEITTRTLKIRAIADNTDGKLFPGTFADVNLPLSTIKDAIVIPTEAIVPVQNGKKVFISNMGKAKEVMVEATTRTDSSILILSGLNAGDTLITSGVMSLKDEAPIKVKVRK